GGCGCGGCGCACGTCCCAGAGCCTGCGCTGCTCGGTCGCATCGCGCGCGGCAAGAATTTCCCCGGCGCCGATGCTCTCCAGCAACTCGCCCAGCGCGGCAGCCTGCTCGAGAAGCAGCTCGCCGTCGTTTCCATCGAACTCGATGAACAGGAGCGCCGCCTTGCCCGCGAGCTGGGGCGGCACGTCGTGAATTTCCTCGACGGCCTTGAGCGCGTTCTCTTCGAGAATCTCTACGGCCGAGGGGGCAAAGCCCTCGCGGAAGATCGCCTGCACCGCCTCGGCAGCGGCATCGAGCGATACAAAGGGCGCGGCCAGCGTAACGGTCTCTTTGGGCAGCGGGATGAGCTTGAGCGTTGCCGCCGTCACGATGGCCAGGGTTCCCTCCGAGCCGATCAACAATTGCGTGAGGTTGTAGCCGGTGACGTCCTTTCGGTTGGCGCCGCCTGTGCAGATGATCTCTCCGCCGGAGAGCACGGCTTCCAGGCCCATCACCCACTGGCGCGTGGGACCGTACTTGCACGAGCGCGGGCCGGCCGAGTCCTCGGCGATATTGCCGCCGATGTAGCAGCTCTCCTGGCTGGAGGGATCGGGCGGATAGAAGAGCTTTACCTCTTCAGCGGCGCGGTGAATCTCGGCCACGCTCACGCCGGCCTCGACCTCCATGGTGAGGTTGCCGGTATCGACCTTGCGGATTTTCGTGAACTTCTCGAGCGAGAGGCTGATCCCCCCGCACACGGGGAGCGCGCCGCCAGAGAGGCCCGTGCCCCCGCCGCGCGGGGTGACGGGAATCCGATGCGCGCTTGCCAGCTTCATCAGCGCACTGACCTGCTGCGCACTCTCGGGGATCGCCACGATTTCGGGCGCGAAATGGAGGTTCTCGGTCTCGTCGCGGCCGTATTTCTCGATGGCCGATTCATCGGCGCGCAGGCCCCGCTCGCCGAGAATGGCGCGCAGCTTGGCCGCGATTTCGGGCGTAATTTTCGCGTAGTCGCTCATTGCTTCCCCGGGCGGGCCCTCGCCCGCTACTTCGCGAGCGAGTATACGAAGCGCAGGGCGCGCGACAAAGGGCGCGCGCAATTTCCCGAGGCACCATGAGCAAACCGCCCCAGCTCGATCTGTTCGGCGCCGCCCCAAAGAAGGCGGGCAAGGAGCCCGTCGGCCCGGCGGCCCTCTCGGAAGAGATTCGCGCGCTCGGCAAGGCGCTTCCCCCGAAGCTCTACCTGGGCACGTCCTCCTGGAGCTTTCCCGGCTGGGAGGGGATCGTCTACGACCGCAAGGCCAGCCACGCCGAGCTCGCGCGCGAGGGGTTGGCCGCCTATGGGCGCCACCCGCTGCTTCGCACCGTGGGGATCGACCGCACCTACTACGCCCCCATCGAAAAGAGTGTCTACGCCGAATACGCCGGGCAGGTACCCGCGGACTTCCGCTTTCTTGCCAAGGCGAGCGAGGCGCTCACCGTGGCGCGCTATCCCGACCACGCCCGCTACGGCTCGCGCCGGGGACAGAAGAACCCGGACTTCCTGAGTCTCTCCTACGCCGAGGACTACGTGGTGGGCCCCTTCATGGAGGGCCTGCGTGAGAAGGCCGGCGTGCTGCTCTTGCAGTTCGCGCCGCAGGACGTATCCGCCATGGGCGGCGCGGCAGGCTTTGCAGACCGCATCCACGAGCTCCTCGCGCGCCTTCCAAAGGGCCCGGTCTACGCCGTGGAGATCCGCAACAAGGAGCTGCTCACGCCGCAGTACCGCGAGGCGCTGGGGGCCGCGGGCGCCGTGCACTGCCTCAACATCCACCCGGCGATGCCGGGAATATCCGCGCAGGCCGAGATGGCGCTCAGCGAAAAGGCCCCGGCGCTCGTGTGCCGCTGGATGCTCGCTCCGGGGCTCACCTACGACACGGCCAAGAACCGTTACGAGCCCTTCGACGAACTCGTCGACGAAGCCCCGCAGACGCGCCTCGATATTGCGCGCGAAGTCATTCGGAAGCTCAAGGCCGGCACTCCCGCCTACGTCATCGCCAACAACAAGGCCGAGGGCAGCTCCCCGCTCACGCTCATCAAACTGGCGGGGGAGGTTCTGCGGGAGGTATGAATTGCGCCCATCCCGTTCGTCCTGAGTGTTTCGCAAAGCAAAACGTATCGAAGGGCAAACGGGCCTCGGAACATTGAGGCTGACGTGCGCCCTTCGATACGCATTGCGTTGCGCAATGCTACTCAGGACGAACGGAAACGACTTCACGAACAAGAAAAGCCCCGCCTTCCGGCGGGGCTTTCGCTTCTATTTCACAAAACTCAGGCGGCCACGTAGTGTCGTACTTCCACTTCCACACCTGCCGTCGCAGCCGTTTGAGCCTGGGATAGAAGGGACGCGCTGACTTCCTCGCTCACCAGCGCCTCGCCGCAGTTGACGCATACCTCGGCGGGGACGTCCTTGAACACGACTGTCGTTTCGCCGCGCTCAAGCGTCACCGTTGTTGTACCCTCCCGGGTCTCACCGTGCTTGCAGAATGGACACTTCATGTCTTCACTCCTGCGAAAACCTTCGTCCCAAAGATCTGGATCAGGTTCGTAACAGGTTACAACTATAGCAACTTCGGGTGCCATTGCGAAAACCACGTGAATCGCCCGCCCCGAGGGACTACCCAGCATCAAGCGACTCGGATAAGGTCAATCATCAGGGTAGTCCTCAATCACCTCGCCCGTCTTCAGCACGGCGGTAATGTCCTCCACGGAAATCTCTCGCTCGAACATGCGTCTGAGCGCATGCGTGCTGAAGCGAAGCTCCACTCCCTCAGATCCCCCCCTGCGCCCGGATCTTCACCTGGCGGCGGTAGTCCATGCGGTTGACCGCATCCAGGAAGGAGAGCGCAGAGGCGACCATGATGTCGGGGTGCGTGCCGCGCCCGCGCACGAGGCGGCCGTCCTCTTCGACGCCGACGGTGACGTCGCCCTGCGCGTCCGTGCCGCCGGAGATTGCTTTGACCACGTAGCTCGTCACCCGGCCGCCAAAGCCCGTGAGCTCCTTGATTGCGGCCAGCGCCGCGTCCACCGGACCGTCGCCGAAGGCTGAGCCCGTCTTTTCCTCGCCGTCGATCGCCAGCGTCACCGTGGCCGAGGGACGGATGTCCGTGCCCGAGCTGCAGTTGACGTGGATGAGCTTGTAGCGACTCTCGATCTGGATGAGCTCGTCGGCCACGATGCGCTCAAGATCCTCGTCGTAGACTTCCTTTTTCAGGTCGGCAAGGCGCTTGAATTTGTGGAAGGCCTCTTCGGTCTGCTCCGCGCTCAGCTCGAAGCCCAGTTCTTTCAGGCGGTCCTTGAAGGCATGGCGGCCCGAGTGCTTGCCCAGCACGAGCTGGTTGGTGGGAATGCCCACCGACTCGGGGGTCATAATCTCGTAGGTGAGCTTGTTGGCCAGCACGCCGTGCTGGTGGATGCCCGCCTCATGGGCGAATGCATTGGCCCCCACAATCGCCTTGTTGGGCTGGACGTTGATACCGGTGATGGAACTGAGCAACCGCGAGCTCGGGTAGATCTGGTCGGTCTTCACGTCGGTGTGGTAGCCGAAATACTCGGCGCGCGTGGCCAGCGACATGACGATCTCTTCCATGGAGGCGTTGCCCGCGCGCTCGCCGATGCCGTTGACCGTGCACTCGACCTGGCGCGCCCCCGCGCGCACGGCAGCCAGGGAGTTGGCGACGCCAAGGCCCAGGTCGTTGTGGCAGTGGACGGAGATGATCACGTCCTTGTCACCGACCACTTCGTCCTTGACGCGGGCGATGAGCTCGCCGAATTCCCACGGCGTCGTGTAGCCCACCGTATCGGGCACATTGAGCACGTGGGCGCCGGCTTCCACGGCGCGCTTGAAGACCTCCACCAGATAGTCGGGATCCGAGCGCGTGGCGTCCTCGGCGCTGAACTCCACCCACTCGGTGTGGGAACGGGCGCGCTCGACGGCGCGCGAAGCATCGTCGAGCACCTGCTCGCGGCTCATCTTGAGCTTGTGCTGGAGATGAATGTCGCTGGTGGCGATGAAGGTGTGAATCCCCCACCTGCCCGAGGGACGCAGCGCTTCGGCCGCGCGGTCGATGTCGGGAAACTGGGCACGCGAGAGGCCCATGAGGCGCGGCCCCTCCACACGCTGCGCAATGGCGCGCACCGCTTCGTAGTCGCCCTCGGAGGCGATGGGGAATCCGCACTCGATCAGATCGGCACCCAGGCGCGCAAGCTGCTCGGCCATGCGGACCTTTTCCTCCACGTTCATCGAGCAGCCCGGTGACTGCTCCCCATCGCGCAGGGTGGTGTCGAAGATGTAGACCTTCTCGCTCATCGTTTTCTTGGCTCCGTGTGTTTCCGAAGGCCCCCAAAGAGTACCGGACACCTACGAAAAAGGCCCCCGGTCTCCGGGGGCCCTCTGTGCTTACAAGTTCGCTGATTTCAGCTCAAGACACAAAGGGCTCCCGTCCGCTGAGAAGCAGACCCGGGAGCAGTAGGTTGAGCGTCTTGTGCTGCATGTTTCCTCACGGCCTTTTCGAGCGCCGTTTTGCCAATGCTACGGATTTTTGAGATTTTTGCAAGCCCCCTGTCCCAATTAGGGGCTCTTTGTTCCCTGCCGGAGCGGCCAGGCTCGTGCGGCCGCCCCCTCTGTCCTTCCGACTTCGCCAAGGCTACGTCGGACAAAACCGGACATCTCCCCCGCATGCGGGGGAGAGAGAGCGGAAGAAGCTTCTTATTCCATCTCGGGCAGGTCGTCGCCGCCCACCAGATCGTCGTCGTCTTCGTCGGGTCGGCGCCCGGCGGAGATCATCCACATCAGCAGGCCGCCCAGCACATAGAGATAGATCGTGCCGAAGAAGAACCACACCGGCTGAATGGCCAGCAGGGCGAGCAGCAGGACGAAGAAGACGAGCACGCGAAAGCGGCTGCGGTCAACGAAATTGATTTCCTTGGGGCTCTTGAACGGGATCTCGCTGACCATCAGCAGGCCCGCCACGTAGACCAGCACCATGTAGGCCGGATGGCGCAGCGTCCCCTCAATGCCGTTGATCCCGAAGCGATCGAAGAACTCCAGGTGCTGCTGGTGGAGCAGCACCGGCGTAATGACCAGGCCCGCCGCCGCCGGGGAGGCAAGGCCCATGAAGTAATCCTTGCCCTCGCCCTCTTCCTGCTGGATGTTGAAGCGTCCCAGACGAATGGCGGCGCACACCACGTAGAGGAAGGCGCCGACCCAGCCCCAGCGCTGGTAGGGAAAGAGCGACCAGTTGTAGGCGAGAATCGCCGGCGCCACGCCAAAGGAGATGAGGTCGCTGAGCGAGTCGTATTGCACGCCGAACTCGCTGGTGGTGTTCGTCATGCGAGCCACGCGCCCGTCGAGACCGTCGAAGATCCCGGCGATCACGATGGCCCAGGCCGCTTCCCAGAAGCGCAGGTCGATCGAAGCGATGATGGCATAGAAGCCCGAGAACATGCTCGCCGTGGTAAGCAGCGCGGGCAGCACATAAATGCCGCGGCGCCGCGCGTTCTCCCGCGCCTTGGCCCGTCGGGCCTTGATCCTTGAAAGCGATGATTCTCCGGCCATGGTGGGTCCGAGTATATCCCTGCGGGTTAGAAAGATAAAAGGGCCTCAGGTGAACGGTTTTGCGGCAACATCCACCATCGCCGCGAGGCCCCCCGGCTCCTCAACGTGCACGTGCACGATTCCATGCTCCCGGCGGCCCAAAACGAAGGGGCGGGAAAACCCCGCCCCTCCAGCATTTGAGCTGATTGGCCGGCCCTAGTTCTTGGTCTTGTCGACGATCTTCTTGTCGGCGATCCAGGCCATCATGTTGCGCAGGTCACCGCCCACCTTCTCGATGGGGTGGTCTTCGCCGCGCTTGAGCAGCGCGTTGAAGCTCGGGCGGCCGGCCTGGCACTCGAGGATCCATTCCCTGGCGAACTTGCCGGTCTGGATCTCGTCGAGGATCTTCTTCATTTCCTTCTTGGTCTCGTCGGTGACGATGCGCGGGCCGCGCGTGATGTCGCCGTACTTGGCCGTGTTGGAAATCGAGTAGCGCATGTTGGCGATGCCGCCTTCGTAGATCAGGTCCACGATGAGCTTCACTTCGTGGAGGCACTCGAAGTAGGCCATCTCGGGGGCGTATCCGGCCTCGACGAGGGTCTCGAAACCGGCCTGAATGAGATGGCTCACGCCGCCGCAAAGCACGGCCTGCTCGCCGAAGAGGTCGGTCTCGCACTCTTCACGGAAGTTGGTTTCGATGATGCCGGCGCGGCCGCCGCCGATGGCGCTGGCGTAGGCCATGGCCACTTCCTTGGTGTCCTTGGCCGCGTCCTGCTGAACGGCGATGAGGCAGGGAACGCCGCTGCCCTGGGTGTAGGTGCTCCGCACGAGATGACCCGGGCCCTTGGGCGCGATCATCATCACGTTGATGTCCTCGTGGGGGACGACCTGGCCGAAGTGGATCGAGAAGCCGTGACCGAAGGCAAGGTAGGCACCGGCCTTGAGGTTGGGCTCGATCTCGCTCGCAAATACTTCGCCGTGGGTCTCGTCGGGCAGCAGGCACATGACGACGTCGGCGTCCTTGACGGCGCGGCCGACGGTATCGACGGTCAGGCCGGAGTTTTCGGCCTTCTTCCAGGACGAGGAACCCTCGCGCAGGCCGACGACCACGTTGCAGCCCGACTCCTTGAGGTTGAGCGAGTGGGCGTGGCCCTGGCTGCCGTAGCCGATGACGGCAATTTTCTTGCCCTTGATCTTGCTGAGATCAGCGTCTTTGTCGTAGTAAACTTTCATTGCAACAAGGCTCCCTTGCCTGGAATGGATTCTCTTAAAATTTCGGGCCTGAGCCCGCTTTGGAGGCGTTCTTTGAGCCGCCGGAGGCCCGATCATTCGAGCCGCTCCCGGCGCCCCCGGGCTCCGAAGGGGCCCTATCGTAGGCGCCCACGGAGGCCTGTCAAGCCGCAGGGTGCCCTTTCGGGCCCTGCCCTGCTTTTGGGCTTATTTCGCCCCTCGGGTGATGGCTGTGACCCCAGTGCGGACCACTTCCTTGATCCCGTGGGGTCGCAGCAGCTCGATGGCGGCGCCGACCTTGTCCTGGCTGCCGGTGAACTCGATGGTGTAGGTCGTCGCCGACACATCGATGATCTTCCCGCGGAAGATGTCGGCGATGCGCAGCACCTCGGCGCGCTTGTCCTCGACGGCCTTGACCTTGATAAGCACCATCTCGCGCTCAACGTGGGGGGACTCGGTCACGTCCGAGACCTTCACCGTCGAGATGAGCTTGTTGAGCTGCTTGGTGATCTGCTCGATGATCTTCTCGTCGCCGCTGGTGACGATCGTCATGCGCGAGACCGCGGGCTCGAGCGTCGGGGCCACGTTGAGCGACTCGATGTTGTAGCCGCGCGCCGAGAAGAGGTTCGCCACGCGCGCGAGCACGCCGAACTCGTTGTTCACAAGAAGTGTCAGTGTGTGTTTCATAACCCGTATCCTGGTATCGGTTCTCCCGGGACGCCGCCGATTTCACGCCAGCCGCACTTGAATACGCGCTCAAGACGCGTCCCGTGAGTGAGTTGTATGTGGTGCGCGGCGCCGGAGGATCGCTCCGGCAGCCGCGCCCCTGAAAATCCTGTCCGCTCTCCCCTCTCCCTTTCAGGGAGAGGGAGGAGCGAAGCGGAGGGTGAGGGTGCAATGGTGCAACTCTCCACCCTCACCCGCCCTGCGGGCACCCTCTCCCTGAAAGGGAGAGGGGAAAATCGAACCCAAGCTATCTTACGCCGGTGGTTCGAACACCAGCATCTCGTCGAGCGCGCC
The Chrysiogenia bacterium genome window above contains:
- a CDS encoding FAD-binding protein: MSDYAKITPEIAAKLRAILGERGLRADESAIEKYGRDETENLHFAPEIVAIPESAQQVSALMKLASAHRIPVTPRGGGTGLSGGALPVCGGISLSLEKFTKIRKVDTGNLTMEVEAGVSVAEIHRAAEEVKLFYPPDPSSQESCYIGGNIAEDSAGPRSCKYGPTRQWVMGLEAVLSGGEIICTGGANRKDVTGYNLTQLLIGSEGTLAIVTAATLKLIPLPKETVTLAAPFVSLDAAAEAVQAIFREGFAPSAVEILEENALKAVEEIHDVPPQLAGKAALLFIEFDGNDGELLLEQAAALGELLESIGAGEILAARDATEQRRLWDVRRAVGEAVKHRSVYKEADTVVPRARLADSVRAARAAAEANGLTAICYGHAADGNLHVNILRGDLSDDEWIKRRDATERQLFETIIALGGRISGEHGIGWVQRQFLPMAFDEAGLSLMKRIKASFDPQGILNPRKIFPD
- a CDS encoding DUF72 domain-containing protein; translated protein: MSKPPQLDLFGAAPKKAGKEPVGPAALSEEIRALGKALPPKLYLGTSSWSFPGWEGIVYDRKASHAELAREGLAAYGRHPLLRTVGIDRTYYAPIEKSVYAEYAGQVPADFRFLAKASEALTVARYPDHARYGSRRGQKNPDFLSLSYAEDYVVGPFMEGLREKAGVLLLQFAPQDVSAMGGAAGFADRIHELLARLPKGPVYAVEIRNKELLTPQYREALGAAGAVHCLNIHPAMPGISAQAEMALSEKAPALVCRWMLAPGLTYDTAKNRYEPFDELVDEAPQTRLDIAREVIRKLKAGTPAYVIANNKAEGSSPLTLIKLAGEVLREV
- a CDS encoding type II toxin-antitoxin system MqsA family antitoxin: MKCPFCKHGETREGTTTVTLERGETTVVFKDVPAEVCVNCGEALVSEEVSASLLSQAQTAATAGVEVEVRHYVAA
- a CDS encoding 2-isopropylmalate synthase, whose protein sequence is MSEKVYIFDTTLRDGEQSPGCSMNVEEKVRMAEQLARLGADLIECGFPIASEGDYEAVRAIAQRVEGPRLMGLSRAQFPDIDRAAEALRPSGRWGIHTFIATSDIHLQHKLKMSREQVLDDASRAVERARSHTEWVEFSAEDATRSDPDYLVEVFKRAVEAGAHVLNVPDTVGYTTPWEFGELIARVKDEVVGDKDVIISVHCHNDLGLGVANSLAAVRAGARQVECTVNGIGERAGNASMEEIVMSLATRAEYFGYHTDVKTDQIYPSSRLLSSITGINVQPNKAIVGANAFAHEAGIHQHGVLANKLTYEIMTPESVGIPTNQLVLGKHSGRHAFKDRLKELGFELSAEQTEEAFHKFKRLADLKKEVYDEDLERIVADELIQIESRYKLIHVNCSSGTDIRPSATVTLAIDGEEKTGSAFGDGPVDAALAAIKELTGFGGRVTSYVVKAISGGTDAQGDVTVGVEEDGRLVRGRGTHPDIMVASALSFLDAVNRMDYRRQVKIRAQGGI
- the pssA gene encoding CDP-diacylglycerol--serine O-phosphatidyltransferase, with product MAGESSLSRIKARRAKARENARRRGIYVLPALLTTASMFSGFYAIIASIDLRFWEAAWAIVIAGIFDGLDGRVARMTNTTSEFGVQYDSLSDLISFGVAPAILAYNWSLFPYQRWGWVGAFLYVVCAAIRLGRFNIQQEEGEGKDYFMGLASPAAAGLVITPVLLHQQHLEFFDRFGINGIEGTLRHPAYMVLVYVAGLLMVSEIPFKSPKEINFVDRSRFRVLVFFVLLLALLAIQPVWFFFGTIYLYVLGGLLMWMISAGRRPDEDDDDLVGGDDLPEME
- the ilvC gene encoding ketol-acid reductoisomerase produces the protein MIGPPAAQRTPPKRAQARNFKRIHSRQGSLVAMKVYYDKDADLSKIKGKKIAVIGYGSQGHAHSLNLKESGCNVVVGLREGSSSWKKAENSGLTVDTVGRAVKDADVVMCLLPDETHGEVFASEIEPNLKAGAYLAFGHGFSIHFGQVVPHEDINVMMIAPKGPGHLVRSTYTQGSGVPCLIAVQQDAAKDTKEVAMAYASAIGGGRAGIIETNFREECETDLFGEQAVLCGGVSHLIQAGFETLVEAGYAPEMAYFECLHEVKLIVDLIYEGGIANMRYSISNTAKYGDITRGPRIVTDETKKEMKKILDEIQTGKFAREWILECQAGRPSFNALLKRGEDHPIEKVGGDLRNMMAWIADKKIVDKTKN
- the ilvN gene encoding acetolactate synthase small subunit; the protein is MKHTLTLLVNNEFGVLARVANLFSARGYNIESLNVAPTLEPAVSRMTIVTSGDEKIIEQITKQLNKLISTVKVSDVTESPHVEREMVLIKVKAVEDKRAEVLRIADIFRGKIIDVSATTYTIEFTGSQDKVGAAIELLRPHGIKEVVRTGVTAITRGAK